From a region of the Hymenobacter jejuensis genome:
- a CDS encoding glycosyltransferase family protein: MTSTRLPGKVLMAVGGRPLLHYHIERLAASQLPIYLAITSNATDDALAQFAAAAHLPCTRGDEQDVLRRYQQCAAENNLDIIVRVTSDCPLIDGALVAQGVQQYLAQGDGRLYLSNALERTFPRGFDFEIFSRELLEEAHREATLPSDREHVTPYIHQNRSGNVHFQHFTRSHDRSNYRLTVDTADDFRLIQVLIEQYNAASLPAEALIELLDAHPELVALNAHVEQKKL; the protein is encoded by the coding sequence ATGACAAGCACCCGCCTACCAGGCAAAGTGCTTATGGCAGTCGGCGGCCGGCCCTTGCTACATTACCACATTGAACGGCTTGCAGCCAGCCAACTACCTATTTATCTGGCTATTACCAGCAATGCTACCGACGACGCGCTGGCACAATTTGCGGCGGCAGCGCATCTGCCCTGTACCCGCGGCGATGAGCAAGACGTGCTACGCCGCTACCAGCAATGTGCCGCCGAAAACAATCTGGATATCATCGTACGCGTCACTTCCGATTGCCCTCTGATCGATGGAGCGCTGGTGGCGCAGGGCGTGCAGCAGTATCTGGCCCAGGGTGATGGCAGACTTTACTTATCCAACGCATTGGAGCGCACCTTTCCGCGTGGCTTCGACTTCGAGATTTTTTCCCGCGAGTTGCTAGAGGAAGCTCATCGCGAGGCAACCTTGCCCAGCGACCGCGAGCACGTCACGCCCTATATCCACCAAAATCGATCAGGGAACGTTCACTTTCAGCACTTTACCCGCTCCCACGATCGCAGCAACTACCGCCTGACGGTCGACACGGCGGATGATTTTCGCCTGATCCAAGTGTTGATTGAACAGTACAATGCGGCGTCGCTTCCCGCCGAAGCCCTAATCGAGCTGCTGGATGCGCACCCCGAGCTGGTAGCCCTGAATGCCCACGTAGAACAAAAAAAGTTGTAG
- the pseI gene encoding pseudaminic acid synthase produces MQDIIIGNHRIGEGNAPFIIAEMSGNHGQSLEKALEIVDAAADAGCQALKIQTSTPDMLTLDSREPDFIVRGANDDWEGQSLYELYTTNHTPFEWHAPIFARAAERGMVGFSSPFSVEAIDFLETLNCPIYKIASFENNWPDLIRRAARTGKPVIISTGMADLADLERMVRTVRDEGNDQVVLLKCTSTYPAVPLDTNLRTIPHLRAMFGCQVGLSDHTMGTGVGVAATVLGATVIEKHLTIRRSDGGPDSSFSMEPTEMRRLVQECQQAQQALGTVHYGPTAAEQKSLAFRRSIYVVKDIEAGELLTEDNIRVIRPGHGLAPHYLPQVLGRPARQAIRRGTALTWSVL; encoded by the coding sequence ATGCAGGATATCATCATCGGCAACCACCGCATCGGTGAGGGCAACGCACCATTTATCATCGCCGAAATGTCGGGCAACCACGGCCAATCGCTGGAAAAAGCCCTGGAAATCGTGGATGCCGCCGCCGATGCGGGGTGTCAGGCGCTGAAAATTCAGACCAGCACCCCCGATATGCTGACCCTCGACAGCCGCGAACCCGATTTTATCGTCCGCGGCGCCAACGATGACTGGGAAGGCCAATCTTTATACGAACTCTATACCACCAACCACACCCCTTTTGAATGGCACGCGCCTATTTTTGCTCGCGCTGCCGAGCGCGGCATGGTGGGTTTCAGCTCGCCCTTTTCGGTGGAAGCCATTGATTTCCTGGAAACTCTGAACTGCCCGATTTATAAGATTGCCTCGTTTGAAAACAACTGGCCTGATCTTATCCGGCGGGCGGCGCGTACGGGCAAACCCGTAATTATTTCCACGGGCATGGCCGATCTGGCCGACCTCGAACGCATGGTGCGCACCGTGCGCGACGAAGGCAACGACCAGGTGGTGTTGCTGAAGTGCACGAGCACCTACCCCGCCGTGCCGCTCGATACCAATTTGCGAACCATTCCGCACCTGCGGGCTATGTTTGGCTGCCAAGTCGGTCTTTCCGACCACACCATGGGCACGGGCGTGGGCGTAGCAGCCACGGTTTTGGGCGCTACAGTTATTGAAAAGCACCTTACGATCCGGCGCTCGGATGGCGGCCCGGATTCTTCCTTTTCAATGGAACCAACCGAAATGCGTCGTCTGGTGCAGGAGTGTCAGCAGGCCCAACAAGCCTTAGGCACAGTACATTACGGCCCCACAGCTGCCGAGCAGAAGTCGCTGGCTTTTCGCCGCTCCATCTACGTGGTGAAGGATATTGAAGCGGGCGAGCTGCTGACCGAAGACAACATTCGCGTCATCCGGCCGGGGCATGGCTTAGCGCCCCATTACTTGCCACAGGTGCTAGGCCGACCGGCGCGGCAGGCCATTCGGCGGGGCACGGCGCTTACGTGGTCCGTATTGTAA
- the pseG gene encoding UDP-2,4-diacetamido-2,4,6-trideoxy-beta-L-altropyranose hydrolase — protein sequence MSAGPRVIFRADGNSRIGLGHIVRCLALAEMLGSAFRCEFIIREPDEAVRLQILGVCDSLTEIPAALGLPDEPVWLLQQVQPHDILVLDGYGFDSKYQQTLKQRRQALVCLDDLANQHIWADVVINHAGGIAPSAYSCEPGTTLCLGPAYALLRPEFHKSTQSLNYQIDSKSIFLNMGGADPENHTLTQLLALRHRFPHHLLHVVTGAAYPHQKTLEDATATLANVRLHHCLNAGALAALLAECSMMVCPPSGMAYECCAVGGLLLLHQIADNQRNLLAYLTSSGLALPVAAIESLSDDGLAAIAEQMRQLQRQVFDGLAGQRLVKVFSALYLAFKLTARQAAAADAAQYFAWANDADVRRNAIHSEPIAWPTHLAWFSRRLADPDAYLYLFEDQGIPIGQVRIEFDDSKGTIDYSVAAEHRGRGLGLAILRRAIMEIRRDRPDAAVLVGQVKTQNRPSWRVFEQLGFVRQDPVSLHHESYEVFRLDIAPSGHLS from the coding sequence ATGAGCGCAGGGCCGCGGGTAATTTTTCGGGCCGACGGCAACTCCCGCATTGGGTTGGGGCACATTGTGCGCTGCCTTGCCCTGGCTGAAATGCTCGGCAGCGCCTTCCGCTGCGAATTTATCATCCGGGAACCCGACGAGGCTGTCCGCCTGCAAATTCTGGGCGTTTGTGACTCCTTGACGGAGATACCCGCGGCTCTTGGCCTGCCTGATGAGCCTGTCTGGTTGCTGCAACAGGTGCAACCCCACGACATTCTGGTGCTGGACGGCTACGGATTTGATTCGAAATACCAGCAAACGCTTAAGCAACGTCGGCAGGCGCTGGTGTGCCTCGATGACTTGGCTAATCAGCACATTTGGGCCGACGTCGTGATCAATCATGCGGGCGGTATTGCGCCAAGCGCATACTCCTGCGAACCGGGCACGACGCTGTGTTTGGGCCCTGCCTATGCATTGCTTCGGCCTGAATTTCATAAGTCCACCCAATCGCTTAATTATCAGATAGATAGTAAATCTATCTTTTTGAACATGGGCGGCGCTGACCCCGAAAACCATACGCTGACACAGCTACTGGCGCTGCGACATCGGTTTCCTCACCACCTACTGCATGTAGTAACCGGCGCTGCTTATCCGCATCAAAAGACCTTGGAAGATGCGACTGCTACCCTAGCCAATGTGCGCCTGCACCACTGCCTCAACGCAGGTGCCTTAGCGGCGCTGCTTGCGGAGTGCAGCATGATGGTGTGCCCGCCGAGCGGCATGGCCTACGAATGCTGCGCCGTGGGCGGCTTGCTGCTGCTGCATCAGATCGCTGATAATCAACGTAACCTGCTTGCCTACCTGACTTCATCGGGCCTTGCCTTACCGGTCGCGGCAATTGAAAGCTTGTCGGATGATGGACTAGCGGCAATTGCTGAGCAGATGCGCCAACTCCAACGCCAGGTTTTTGATGGACTTGCCGGACAGCGTTTGGTGAAAGTTTTCAGTGCATTATACCTAGCGTTTAAGCTCACTGCACGCCAAGCGGCGGCTGCCGACGCAGCGCAATACTTTGCCTGGGCCAATGACGCTGACGTACGCCGCAACGCGATCCACTCCGAGCCGATTGCATGGCCGACGCACCTTGCTTGGTTTAGTCGCCGCCTCGCCGACCCAGACGCTTATTTGTATCTATTTGAAGATCAAGGCATACCAATCGGGCAAGTGCGCATCGAGTTCGACGACAGCAAGGGCACCATCGACTATTCGGTGGCCGCTGAGCACCGCGGACGCGGCTTGGGGCTAGCGATTTTGCGACGCGCCATTATGGAGATTCGCCGCGACCGTCCGGACGCGGCTGTGTTGGTGGGCCAGGTAAAAACCCAAAACCGGCCTTCGTGGCGGGTATTCGAGCAACTGGGTTTTGTGCGCCAAGACCCCGTAAGTTTGCACCACGAATCGTACGAAGTATTCCGGCTGGACATTGCGCCGTCGGGCCACCTTTCCTAA